In Humulus lupulus chromosome 7, drHumLupu1.1, whole genome shotgun sequence, the following are encoded in one genomic region:
- the LOC133791727 gene encoding uncharacterized protein LOC133791727, whose translation MGRVSDAAAIATGNFPNTKEALCRGEYGVRRSLVRVIEGGLEGKRQVDKVIDKCASMQLSFNKIKEHLFFNGIDRSYKIWYSHGEKPPNIPDPPSRISKVRRNRDEVNWDSLDEMIDDAHYGSTVNPNKFKTLLSDAEKPIYPDCKRFTKLSTLLRLFNLKEKHGWGDRSLTDLLSFLKELLPECNEMPMFSDAESCPTCGESRWKKKRNGEDIKEGIPTKVLWYLPPIPRFIRLFRNVELAKSLSWHANERVKDGKLRHPTDSIAWRRVDLKWPSFGDESRNLRLGLSTDGINLHNNLSSKYSCWPVMLVIYNLPPWLCMKKKFTLLTLLISGPKQLGNDIDVYLAPLIDDLKTLWNEGVRVYDAYKQEEFSLRAALLWTINDFPTYGNLSGFSVKGYKACPICEEETCSQYLKHSRKVCYMGHRKFLKSTHILRTWKKAFNGEQEFGEAPRPLSGSQVLEKMSKIIFKMGKSKVSIVKKRKGHGKAKVVEEPKSYYKKKSIFFELEYWELLLVRHNLDVMHVEKNEVDVYTLDKLQHEIAYILCKLEQFFPPAFFDIMIHLTVHLVREVQFCGPVYFRWMYPFERYMKILKGYVRNRSRPEGCIIECYIVEEAIEFCSEYMSGVHRIRLNEVINADIQSRRGSVVCTVTQDELNEAHRLVLQNTNEIQPYIEQHFNWMKTKFPSRSKNKKWLQDERYLVNDLRNPSNNVSDIIKWICRGPSLNVTKFSSYMVNGTKFATMESDKNRNTQNSGVSLIAITFQVSTSKDRNPIEFDMSFYGVIKEIWELDYIITQVPVFFCDWVKSDSGVKKEDLGFTLVNLNLLGHKTDRFIMATQATQVFYVDDPANKQWSVVLTTQSRNWNSNDGDLHDIPLVGQHCTYTLPENDDQIDGDSSCCRENGEGLWIDL comes from the exons TTGAGTTTCAATAAGATCAAAGAACACTTATTCTTTAATGGGATTGACAGAAGTTATAAGATATGGTATAGTCATGGGGAGAAACCCCCTAATATACCAGATCCCCCTAGTAGGATTAGTAAAGTTAGGAGGAATAGAGATGAAGTGAattgggattcattggatgaaatgattgatgatgcacattATGGATCAACAGtaaacccaaacaagtttaagacACTACTTAGTGACGCTGAGAAACCGATTTACCCTGATTGTAAAAGATTTACCAAGTTATCAACGCTTCTAAGGTTGTTTAATTTGAAGGAAAAACATGGATGGGGTGATCGAAGTTTGACAGATTTACTTAGTTTTTTGAAAGAATTGTTGCCTGAATGTAATGAGATGCCAAT GTTTTCTGATGCAGAATCATgccctacttgtggtgagtcacggtGGAAAAAGAAAAGGAATGGTGAGGATATTAAGGAAGGAATACCCACCAAGGTTTTGTGGTATCTTCCACCTATACCCCGTTTCATTCGACTATTTAGAAATGTTGAACTTGCTAAGAGTTTGTCATGGCATGCAAATGAGAGAGtgaaggatggtaaattaagacatccaacTGATAGTATAGCTTGGAGGAGAGTTGATCTGAAGTGGCCATCTTTTGGCGATGAATCTCGGaatcttcgtctaggtctttctACTGACGGAATAAATCTGCATAATAACCTTAGTAGTAAGTACAGTTGTTGGCCTGTCATGCTTGTTATATACAATCtgcccccatggttgtgtatgaagaagAAGTTTACCTTATTGACTTTGTTGATATCGGGACCTAAACAACTAGGGAATGacattgacgtctatctagctcctcttattgATGACTTAAAAACTTTGTGGAATGAAGGGGTTAGGGTTTACGATGCATACAAGCAAGAAGAGTTTAGCCTTAGAGCGGCATTGTTGTGGACAATCAATGACTTTCCCACTTATGGAAATTTATCAGGTTTTAGTGTGAAAGGCTATAAAGCttgtcccatttgtgaagaagaaacaTGCTCTCAGTACTTGAAACACTCCCGTAAAGTTTGTTATATGGGACACAGGAAGTTCTTGAAGAGTACTCATATACTTCgaacttggaagaaggcatttaATGGCGAACAAGAGTTTGGGGAGGCTCCCCGACCTTTAAGTGGAAGCCAAGTACtcgagaagatgtctaaaatcatTTTCAAGATGGGGAAGTCTAAAGTAAGTATAGTTAAGAAGCGGAAGGGTCATGGAAAGGCGAAGGTTGTGGAGGAACCAAAAAGTTATTACAAAAAGAAGTctatatttttcgagcttgaataTTGGGAACTTTTACTTGTGCGTCATAATTTAGATGTCATGCAcgtagagaaaaat GAGGTTGATGTGTATACGCTAGACAAGCTACAACATGAAATTGCTTATATTTTGTGTAAACTGGAGCAATTCTTCCCACCTgccttttttgatataatgattcatctCACTGTCCACTTAGTTAGAGAGGTACAATTTTGTGGTCCAGTTTACTtcagatggatgtatccatttgagagatatatgaagattcttaaagGATATGTAAGGAATAGAAGTCGGCCCGAAGGGTGCATCATTGAATGTTATATTGTTGAAGAGGCaattgaattttgttctgaatacatgtCTGGTGTACATAGAATTAGGCTTAATGAAGTAATTAATGCTGACATTCAGAGTCGTCGAGGTAGTGTTGTATGCACAGTTACACAAGATGAACTAAATGAAGCACATCGTCTTGTGTTACAGAATActaatgaaattcaaccttacaTTGA ACAACATTTCAACTGGATGAAGACAAAATTTCCATCTAGGTCTAAGAACaaaaaatggttacaagacgaacgtTATC tTGTGAATGATTTGAGAAACCCATCAAATAATGTGTCAGACATTATTAAGTGGATTTGTCGAGGTCCTTCTCTTAATGTCACTAAATTTTCATCATATATGGTGAACGGTACTAAGTTTGCTACTATGGAGAGTGATAAAAATAGaaacacacaaaatagtggtgtaaGTCTTATTGCTATAACATTCCAAGTATCTACATCGAAAGACCGAAATCCTATTGAATTTGATATGTCTTTTTATGGTGTAATTAAAGAAATATGGGAGTTAGACTATATCATAACTCAAGtgcctgttttcttttgtgattgggtgaagagtGATAGTGGAGTCAAAAAAGAAGATTTAGGTTTCACATTAGTAAATCTAAATCTATTAGGGCACAAAACTGATCGATTCATAATGGCTACCCAAGCCACACAAGTATTTTATGTGGATGATCCAGCAAATAAACAGTGGTCTGTCGTGCTCACAACACAATCAAGAAATTGGAATAGTAATGACGGTGATTTGCACGATATACCTCTTGTTGGACAACATTGCACATACACTTTACCTGAAAATGATGATCAAATTGATGGTGATAGTTCTTGTTGTCGTGAAAATGGAGAAGGTTTATGGATTGATTTATAA
- the LOC133791728 gene encoding uncharacterized protein LOC133791728, giving the protein MAVSWSPLTMHIPKVEGNFIPMCQIEVMALEAINGGHPKIMLYAARQSITTNSSILETVHDSSPNVTTILIVLMAVVPSPENPYRVIEVAFKSVTNNPIFFDIKGIVFALQKIKEKAHKDGQKKNEETISSVAVEIKSMIDELKSKFDKDRQGFSKAFSKSSKEFENCLKKETSKFQTLCQQFCKEKEIYLQLSDTISKFEEEKERLLKRFEQMRKKEKSMMSEHEKACGDKITRLEESLKRKTQDDKTFRILRKTLGSLFENASDEDFPPND; this is encoded by the exons ATGGCGGTgagctggtctcctcttactATGCATATTCCcaaggttgaggggaacttcattccCATGTGTCAGATCGAAGTGATGGCTTTAGAAGCCATCAATGGAGGTCATCCCAAAATTATGTTATATGCTGccagacaatcgattaccacaaactcaagtattttagagacAGTTCATGattcttctcccaatgttaccaccaTTTTGATTGTCCTTATGGCCGTCGTTCCTTCACCCGAAAAcccatacagagtcattgaggtcgccttcaaatcggtTACGAAcaatcccatattttt CGATATCAAAGGCATCGTTTTTGCGCttcaaaaaatcaaagagaaagCTCATAAGGATGGCCAGAAGAAGAACGAAGAGACCATTTCAAG TGTGGCTGTTGAGATTAAGTCTATGATTGATGAATTGAAGTCCAAATTTGATAAAGATAG ACAAGGTTTTTCTAAAGCATTTTCGAAGAGCTCAAAAGAG TTTGAGAATTGTTTGAAAAAGGAAACTTCCAAGTTCCAAACACTTTGTCAGCAATTTTGCAAGGAAAAAGAAATCTATTTGCAGC TGTCAGATACCATTTCCaagtttgaagaagagaaggaaaggCTTTTAAAGCGATTTGAACAAATGA GGAAGAAAGAAAAGAGTATGATGTCAGAACATGAGAAAGCTTGCGGAGATAAAATTACTCGATTGGAGGAGTCTCTGAAAAGGAAAACTCAG GATGACAAAACTTTCAGAATTTTGAGGAAAACTTTGGGTTCCCTTTTTGAGAATGCCTCGGATGAGGATTTCCCACCTAATGATTAA